One window of the Psilocybe cubensis strain MGC-MH-2018 chromosome 12, whole genome shotgun sequence genome contains the following:
- a CDS encoding putative membrane protein C17A5.08 → MSTSPDITDWLHISPRTDSPTTSTQPTSEPSTSSPLCFQDLTASSRVNVPQPMEYNLNYFYDLSDIANSTPSLAQSGGSAAGEDFSREAISEGFNRHHRMVSLESTTRTLINTPSPLRSSHTLMSPSDTAGHPAEDRTVSSFSPPLITSPETKSFLNYFCDLVPSTPPLLQPISISDVSPIVRAENLQRVDDGVVKKTKKKKTVRRIKHFKEPSSFVERLCAAPQQTSFPVVFPNPGPPVTCPPLAPPPLMSPYRLPQRQANVADDAVISIAQPLENAVPSERLDVGFALDTTQNELETIEPLSPLTPLPSSPDSPKLPLKIIIRPKRKLIPNATPIRRSKRPRRNVAIVESPLSAYSTPASARSSPDYGPGEQNLVSVHSVRTFPDHIKISDNFSPPRFISSEVSHPGGVYNPPRSPLDLYTPRFVKGKGVEKVGLCPICIEPHARGGEHKKLWFAMKFSAFKCYHMQYAHGISASTGRPFSPPMDFRVVARQNAGKKEKLHIQQGKCHKCLKWVAVEGIKDMESKLAVREEMPPSLRPLRVLLSSVFFVSLYLVALVKASALTTAIAPNERVCFYADVDKAGEKIGVQSGGSFDIDFDIKDPNQKVILDGERERQGDYVLTANTVGEYAFCFENDMSTLTDKLVDFDIMVESEPRREPPAKAGQIAEHTSALEESVFRLNGLLMNIKRMQKFHHTQENRGFSIVKSTQNRLFWYAVIESIAVVGMAALQVYILQTFFTKTGRRYKV, encoded by the exons ATGTCTACATCTCCAGATATTACTGACTGGCTTCATATCTCGCCGAGGACAGATAGTCCTACAACCTCTACTCAACCGACGTCCGAGCCTAGCACATCCTCGCCATTGTGCTTTCAGGATCTTACTGCTTCGTCGAGAGTCAATGTTCCTCAACCGATGGAGTATAACTTGAACTATTTCTACGATCTTTCCGACATCGCCAACTCGACGCCGTCGTTGGCTCAAAGTGGTGGCTCTGCCGCTGGCGAAGATTTCTCAAGGGAGGCAATCTCAGAAGGCTTTAATCGCCATCATCGGATGGTGTCGTTGGAATCAACGACTCGAACACTAATTAACACGCCTTCACCGCTGCGATCCTCTCATACTCTCATGTCCCCTTCGGACACTGCTGGACACCCTGCTGAAGATCGGACTGTTTCGTCTTTCTCTCCGCCTTTGATCACGTCTCCGGAAACGAAATCTTTTCTGAACTATTTCTGTGACCTGGTGCCTTCGACTCCGCCTTTGCTGCAGCCAATCTCTATCTCTGATGTATCGCCTATCGTACGTGCGGAGAACCTGCAGCGAGTTGATGATGGAGTTGtaaagaaaacaaagaagaaaaagacggTGAGACGCATTAAGCACTTTAAGGAGCCTTCGTCCTTTGTGGAAAGACTCTGCGCAGCGCCTCAGCAGACGAGTTTTCCTGTGGTTTTTCCAAACCCCGGTCCTCCGGTTACTTGTCCTCCTTtggctcctcctcctctaaTGTCTCCATATCGCTTGCCTCAAAGGCAGGCGAACGTCGCCGACGACGCTGTTATCTCCATTGCGCAACCTCTGGAAAATGCTGTACCCTCTGAGCGATTAGATGTTGGCTTTGCACTTGATACTACTCAAAACGAACTAGAGACTATCGAACCCCTCTCTCCTCTGACACCTCTTCCTAGCTCTCCGGATTCGCCAAAGTTGCCACTCAAAATTATTATTAGACCAAAAAGGAAATTAATTCCAAATGCGACTCCCATTAGACGCAGCAAAAGGCCCCGAAGGAACGTGGCAATTGTGGAATCTCCGCTGTCGGCGTACAGCACTCCGGCTTCCGCGCGCTCGTCGCCTGACTATGGTCCCGGGGAACAAAATCTTGTTTCTGTCCACTCTGTTCGGACGTTTCCTGATCATATCAAGATTTCGGATAACTTTTC TCCACCTCGGTTCATATCATCCGAGGTATCCCATCCTGGAGGCGTCTATAATCCTCCTCGAAGCCCTCTCGACCTTTACACTCCCCGTTTTGTTAAAGGTAAGGGTGTGGAGAAAGTGGGCCTTTGTCCTATTTGCATCGAGCCTCACGCTCGAGGTGGTGAGCACAAGAAATTGTGGTTCGCCATGAAATTCTCAGCGTTCAAGTG CTATCACATGCAGTACGCTCATG GAATCTCCGCTTCCACTGGCAGGCCGTTTTCGCCACCTATGGATTTCCGAGTAGTTGCTCGTCAAAATGCAGGGAAAAAGGAGAAGCTCCATATCCAGCAAGGAAAATGCCACAAGTGCCTGAAATGGGTCGCAGTTGAAGGTATCAAGGATATGGAGAGCAAA CTTGCGGTTCGTGAAGAGATGCCGCCATCACTACGACCGCTCCGCGTGCTGCTCTCTTCCGTGTTCTTTGTGTCTCTCTACCTTGTGGCGCTGGTCAAGGCTTCCGCGCTGACTACTGCGATTGCGCCTAATGAGAGGGTGTGCTTCTATGCGGATGTGGATAAGGCTGGAGAAAAAATTGGG GTTCAATCTGGAGGCTCATTCGACATCGACTTTGACATCAAAGACCCCAACCAAAAGGTCATCCTAGACGGCGAACGCGAGCGACAGGGCGACTACGTGCTCACGGCCAACACCGTCGGCGAATACGCGTTCTGCTTCGAAAACGACATGTCGACGCTCACGGACAAGCTGGTCGACTTTGATATTATGGTTGAGAGCGAGCCGCGCAGAGAGCCCCCGGCGAAGGCAGGCCAGATTGCGGAGCATACGAGCGCGCTGGAGGAGAGTGTGTTTAGGCTTAATGGGCTGTTGATGAATATTAAGAGGATGCAGAAATT CCACCATACGCAGGAAAACCGTGGTTTCTCAATAGTCAAGTCGACGCAAAA CCGCCTTTTCTGGTACGCCGTGATCGAGAGCATAGCCGTCGTCGGGATGGCCGC ACTGCAAGTATACATCCTCCAGACATTCTTCACCAAGACAGGCAGAAGATACAAGGTGTAA
- a CDS encoding Protein GVP36: MEGWNKISSSLNSINFAQAGTKFTKGFSSSVQATRERLGQVSPDEITELPQEYKDLEARVDALRAAHLSMLKITKVYESESYDYPVQIQESISELSSSIGYNITSFAASNLKGTNLPVAAPSAPPASQHKTLPHALTRAAHAATTAVTSTAAGDSDKLGKALNLYASGWDKVAAARLDQDTSIQENFLHPWQTTLNSSLAVAIKARQAVRVSRLELDAAKQSLKNASPAKQEQARLEVENAEDDLVQKTEVAITLMKTVLENPEPIKNLNELVKAQLMYFSIAAEALSSVQGEIEELSVAAEGEYRKSRDH; the protein is encoded by the exons ATGGAAGGGTGGAACAAGATCTCGTCCAGTCTCAACAGCATCAACTTTGCCCAAGCTGGCACAAAGTTCACAAAGGGCTTCAGCTCGAGCGTGCAGGCCACCCGAGAGCGTCTCGGACAGGTCTCGCCAGATGAGATCACCGAGCTTCCGCAGG AGTACAAGGACCTCGAGGCCCGTGTCGACGCCCTGCGCGCCGCACATCTCTCCATGCTCAA GATAACCAAAGTCTACGAAAGCGAGTCGTACGACTACCCCGTTCAGATCCAAGAGTCCATCTCCGAGCTGTCCTCGTCTATCGGGTACAACATCACCTCGTTCGCCGCGTCCAACCTCAAGGGCACCAACTTGCCCGTGGCTGCACCCTCCGCGCCGCCCGCCTCGCAGCACAAGACGCTGCCGCACGCGCTCACCCGCGCAGCGCACGCAGCGACAACCGCCGTCACCTCGACTGCCGCAGGCGACTCGGACAAGCTCGGCAAGGCCCTCAACCTGTACGCGAGCGGGTGGGACAAGGTCGCTGCCGCGCGCCTTGACCAGGACACATCCATCCAGGAGAACTTCCTCCACCCCTGGCAGACCACGCTGAACTCATCGCTTGCCGTCGCAATCAAGGCGAGACAGGCTGTCCGCGTCAGCAGGCTCGAGCTCGATGCTGCTAAGCAATC ATTGAAGAATGCCAGCCCCGCTAAACAAGAGCAAGCTCGCCTTGAAGTCGAGAACGCCGAAGACGATCTTGTCCAAAAGACCGAAGTCGCCATCACACTCATGAAGACCGTCTTGGAAAAC CCTGAACCCATCAAGAACCTCAACGAGCTCGTCAAAGCACAGCTCATGTACTTCAGCATCGCCGCCGAAGCACTCTCCTCCGTCCAGGGCGAGATCGAAGAACTCAGCGTCGCCGCCGAAGGCGAATACAG GAAGTCCCGGGACCACTGA